GAGTTCGCGCGCGCAGCGGTGCCCTCCAGCCCCTACGCCTATGCGCAGGACATCACCGGTGAAACCGTGCTTGGCCTGATTGAGGCCGACCCGATGGCCGGGCGCGAGCTACAGCCGGTGCTGAATGATCGTGACTGGGTTCAATTGCAGAGCATCTGCGGCTGAACCGGCCCAAGTTGCTCTCAGGTGGATCCTGAGACGTCGCAAACCACGCGCCCTCAGCATGCCGTGTACCAGCCTGCTGATCTGCTACCTACTTGCTCAACCGCGCCCCGGCAAAGCCTGCTGCGCGCACTTTGGACAGGGCCGACTGTGCAGCCTGCCCACCGGCAAATGGCCCGGCCAGCACAACCTGCAAGGTTTGTCCCTGCCTGTTGACCCGTCCCAGACGCACTGGCAGTCCCTTCTGGCGCAGCCGCTGCGCAACCGCTTCCGCCTTTGCCACATCCGCAAGGGTCGCGGCCCGCACATAGCGTGAGGGCGCAACAGGCGCAGACAAGGCCGCCGTGGCCTCTCGGCGCGGGGCGGTTTCCGCCAACGGTTGCGAGCGCGTAGACAGACGGGTCACGAGGACATCATCCTGCGCGACGTCCGCTGCCGCATCAGCCCGCTGTCTCGTTGAGAGGGTCACAACAGGCCGGTCTACCGGGCGACGGATCCCCTCACGCGGGACGGTGCGTGTCCAGATTGCGGTTCCCTGCGGCCCCCGGTTCGGATTGTAACGATCCTGATGGGAAACCCGCACGTACCCTGCTGGCACACCGCCATTGGCACGCGCCAGGACGCCGCCGAGTGACATTTCGGCCCGGCGCGGGTTAAGGCGATCATCGCCCCAGGCCCGACGGTAACCCTCGGGCACCATCAACCCACGGCTCAGCGCGCGCTCCTGATAGACATGCTTCGGAACCACGCGGGTGTTAGGGTCCAGAACCGATGACAAGCGGTTGCTGTCCCCTTGCGGTCCGCAGCGCACGTCACCGGTCTGATTGATATATTGCTGGCTCAGCGCCGAGGCGCCGGAACAGCGACCATAGCCCTGACTGATGATTGTGGGCGCGACGGTTGGGGGACGATAGGCGTCATCCAGCACCGGGCGCTGTCGTGGCAGACGGC
The nucleotide sequence above comes from Phaeobacter inhibens DSM 16374. Encoded proteins:
- a CDS encoding SPOR domain-containing protein, giving the protein MTLTRIIASALIAAASFGGAQAQSARTTEAPAEFPPASFEGKQYVDSRGCVFIRAGIDGNVTWVPRVTRSRKQLCGFEPTQVAAAPSAPRATSAPAPELITLPADQRANGAEVTVAEESVAPVAASTAPRSVTITKPQRSAVRQAKPVRTVASTGRLPRQRPVLDDAYRPPTVAPTIISQGYGRCSGASALSQQYINQTGDVRCGPQGDSNRLSSVLDPNTRVVPKHVYQERALSRGLMVPEGYRRAWGDDRLNPRRAEMSLGGVLARANGGVPAGYVRVSHQDRYNPNRGPQGTAIWTRTVPREGIRRPVDRPVVTLSTRQRADAAADVAQDDVLVTRLSTRSQPLAETAPRREATAALSAPVAPSRYVRAATLADVAKAEAVAQRLRQKGLPVRLGRVNRQGQTLQVVLAGPFAGGQAAQSALSKVRAAGFAGARLSK